GGTCTCCCCGAGCACCCTCGGCTCGGGCAGCTTGTCGACGAACTCCGGCCGTACGACGAGGAGTTGTGCCAACGCCCGGTGCCCCCCCAGCACCGCGGGCCCGTCCCAGCCGCCCGGCGCGCCGGGCCCGCACCCCACCTCCTGATCGAGCAACGGCCGCCCGTCGAGCAGTACGGTGAGCCGACTCCGCAACCGCCCCGGCCGCTCCCCCGCCCGGCCGAGCACCTGCTCCTCGCGGAACACCAGCCGGGCCCCGGGAGAGAGGTCGACGCGCGTCGACACCGCCAGATCGCTGCCCTGCGCGGAGATCAACTGCTCCGGCAGCCACCGCAGTTCGCCACCGTCGGCCACGTCGATCCGTACGTCGTAACGGGCCTCCCCCTCGGCCTGCCCGGGCAGCGCGATCGTCGCGGCGGCCGACCCGACGTCCAGCCGGGCCCCCTCCCCGACCTCCGCCTCGACGGCGAACCGGTCCCCGCCGAGCGGCCCGCTCATCGCCCCGACCAGCATGACCCGCGCCGCGTCCCCACTCCCCCGGGTACGCCGCAGCGCCAGGGGCCCGTCGCTCTCCAGCACGGGCAGGGCCGTACCGCCCCGCCCGTCGGCGCGGGCCGCGATGCGCGCGGTGGCCCTGACGCCGGTGGTCCCCCTGTTCTGCTGTGCCGCAGCCCCTCGGAGAGCCGTCATGCCGTCCACGCCGCGAGCTTCTCCCGCACCCAGGCGGCGACCTCGCCGACCCCGGCCTCCTCCCGCAACGACTGGAACACCACCGGCAGTTGCGCGCGCTGCGCCTTCGCGTCCGCGGCCATCCGGGCGAGGTCGGACCCGACGTACGGCGCGAGGTCCGTCTTGTTGACGACGAGCAGGTCGGCGGTGGTGACTCCGGGCCCGCCCTTGCGGGGGATGTCGTCGCCGCCGGCCACGTCGATGACGAAGATCTGCGCGTCGACGAGCCCCTTGGAGAAGGTGGCGGTGAGGTTGTCGCCGCCGGACTCGACGAGGATGAGGTCCAGCGGGCCGACCTCGTCCTCCAGGTCCTCCACGGCCTCCAGGTTGGCGGAGATGTCGTCCCGGATGGCGGTGTGCGGGCACGCCCCCGTCTCCACGGCCGTGATCCGCTCCGGCGGCAACACGGCCTCCCTGAGCAGGAACTCGGCGTCCTCCCGCGTGTAGATGTCGTTCGTCACGACCGCGAGCGACAACTCGTCCCGCAACGCCCGGCACAGCGCGGCGACGGTCGCCGTCTTACCGGACCCGACGGGCCCCCCGAGCCCCACGCGCAACGCGCGCCGGCTCCCATCGGGCCGGTGCGCGTCCGCGCCGATGGCTGAGGGGCCGTCGTGGGAGTGGGTGTGGTCCAGATGCATGTCTGCGGCTCCTTCTTGGGATGGGTGGGAGGACGGGTGCCCCTGGCAGGCCTCCGGCCTTTCGGGCCGAAAAGCACGGGGCGCAGCCCCGCTTTTTCAGGGGCGCGGGGAACTGCGCGACCAGCCCCCACCGGACGGACGCCTGGGGGTCAAAGGGGCGCAGCCCCTGGTGGATGGGACGGGTAGGGGCGGCGGGGGCGAACCCCGCTCAGGACGCGAACAACCGCACAGGCCAAGCCGCATGCACCTCCGCACTGATCTCCAACAACGGCCCGGAAGCCACCGGCAGAACCCCCACCCCACCGGCCCCCACCCCCCGCGCCGCCTCAACCGCGGCCGCCCCCACCGCATCCATCTCGGCAGCCAACCGCGCCAACACCCCCGTCGCCTCGAACGGATCGAGACTCAGCAACCGCACCGTGGCGCCGGCGGCCCCACTCACACTCTCGTACACGGAGCAGTACGCCGCGTCGTCCGCCCCCAGCCCGGCCGCCCGGGCCGTCACCCCCAGCACGACCGGCTGATGCGCCCCCTTGGGGAACACTCGCGCCACCGCGTCCAGTTCCCCGGAGGGCCACGTGGCCCGCGCCGCCCGCATCAACTGCCGCCCCAGCTTCCGCGAGGCGACCCGCAGCGCGAGTGACGGCGTACGGGCGTCGGCGGCCACGTCCAGCTCGACCGGGTCGACACCCAGCGCGGCGGCGGCCGCGAGAGACGCCGACACCAGCCCGACGGTGTGCAGACGCCCCCGGCAGAACGCCTCCAGCCCCTCCGCCCCGGTGATCAGCCCCGCCTTGACGGCCGCCTCGGCCCCGCCGGAGTGCGCGTGCCCCCCGGCGGGAAAGCGGCCGTCGGCCAGGACGAGAAGAGTCGCCCGGGACATCAGAAGAGGAAGTAACGCTGGGCCATGGGCAGTTCGGCGGCCGGTGTGGCCTCCACCAGCTCCCCGTCGATGTGCACGGCGAAACTGTCGGGGTCGACGCGCACCTCGGGCCGCGCGTCGTTCTCCCGCATGTCGGCCTTGGTGACCCCCCGGGTCGACTCGATGGCGACGAACCGCTTCCCGAGCGCGAGCCGCTCCGGCAGCCCGTCCTCGATGGCGAGCGGCGCCACGAAGTTGAACGAGTTGGAGGCGGGCGCCCGCCCGATGGCCCCGTACATGGGACGCGGCAGGATCGGCTGCGGGGTGGGGATGGAGGCGTTGGCGTCGCCCATCTGCGCGTACGCGATCTGGCCGCCCTTGATCACGAGCTGGGGCTTCACGCCGAAGAACGCGGGCTCCCACAGGACGAGGTCGGCGAGCTTCCCGCTCTCCACGGACCCGATCTCCCGGGCCAGTCCCTGCGCGAGCGCCGGGTTGATCGTGTATTTGGCGACATAGCGACGTACCCGTCGGTTGTCCGCCCGCCCGTCACCGGGCAGCGCGCCGCGCCGCCGCTTCATCACGTGCGCGGTCTGCCAGGTCCGCAGGATGACCTCGCCGACCCGGCCCATGGCCTGCGCGTCGGAGGAGATGATCGAGATGGCGCCCAGGTCGTGCAGGATGTCCTCGGCGCCGATGGTCGACGGCCGGATCCGGGACTCGGCGAACGCGAGATCCTCCGGCACGGCCGCGTTCAGGTGGTGGCAGACCATCAGCATGTCGAGGTGTTCCTCGGCGGTGTTGACGGTGTAGGGCCGGGTCGGGTTGGTGGAGCTGGGCAGCACGTGCGGCTCGGAGACCACGGTCATGATGTCGGGCGCGTGTCCGCCGCCCGCGCCCTCGGTGTGGTACGCGTGGATGCCGCGTCCGGCGATCGCGGCGAGCGTGTCCCCCACGAAACCGGCCTCGTTGAGGGTGTCCGTGTGGATGGCGACCTGGATGCCGGTCCGTTCGGCGACGGTCAGCGAGGCGTCGATGACGGCCGGGGTCGAGCCCCAGTCCTCGTGCAGCTTGAGGCCGAGGGCGCCCCCGCGGATCTGGGACAGCATCGCCTCGTGGGAGACCGTGTTGCCCTTGCCCAGGAAGCCGATGTTGAGCGGGTACTGCTCCATCGCCTCCAGCATCCGGGCCAGGTGCCACGGGCCGGGGGTGACGGTCGTGGCCTTCGAGCCCTCCGCCGGGCCCGTGCCGCCGCCGACCAGGGTCGTGACACCGGACGACAGCGCCTCGTCGGCGATCTGCGGGCAGATGAAGTGGACGTGGGCGTCGATGGCGCCGGCCGTGACGATCCGCCCGTTGCCCGCGATGATCTCCGTCTCCGGGCCGATGACCAGGTCGGGGTGGACCCCGTCCATGGTGTCGGGGTTGCCGGCCTTGCCGATGCCGGTGATCCGGCCGTCGCGGATGCCGATGTCGGCCTTGACGATCCCCCAGTGGTCGATGATCACCGCGCCGGTGACGACCGTGTCCGGGGTGCCTTCTGCGCGCGTAGCGCGGGCCTGGCCCATGGATTCACGGATGACCTTGCCGCCGCCGAACACCGCCTCGTCACCGGCGAGTCCGGGTCCGCCGGAGCGGTCCTCCTCGATCTCGATCAGCAGATCGGTGTCGGCGAGCCGGATACGGTCACCGGTGGTCGGGCCGAACAGGTCGGCGTACGCGGCACGCGAGATCTCAGGCATCGAGGGCACCTCCGGTCTCCCCGCGCAGTCCGGGCACGACACGGGCGCCGGTGAGCGGTACGAGTTCGACGTCGACGGGGATCCCGGGCTCGAAACGCACGGCGGTGCCGGCGGCGACGTTCAGCCGCTTGCCGCGCGCGGCGGCGCGGTCGAACTCCAGGCCGGGGTTGGCCTCGGCGAAGTGGTAGTGGGAGCCGACCTGGACGGGCCGGTCGGCGGCGTTGAGGACGGTGAGCCGGGTGACTTCACGGCCCTCGTTGTAGACGATCGGGTCCGAGGCGAACAGGATCTCTCCGGGAATCACGGGCGCTCCCCCTCAGACGATCGGGTCGTGGACGGTGACGAGCTTGGTGCCGTCCGGGAAGGTCGCCTCGACCTGGACGTCGTGGATCATCTCGGGGATGCCCTCCATGACGTCGTCCCGGGTGAGCAACTGCCGTCCGGACGCCATGAGTTCGGCCACCGTACGGCCGTCCCGCGCGCCTTCGAGGAGGTGCGCGGTGATGAGCGCGACGGCCTCGGGGTGGTTCAGCTTCAGGCCGCGGGCCCGGCGCTTCTCCGCCACGTCGGCCGCCACATGGATCAGCAGCCTCTCCTGCTCGTGCGGGGTCAGTTGCACGGCGTCCACCTCACATCCTCGCTCCGGACCGTGCGGGATCCGGTTGCCTCGCCACCGGGCAAATTCGCTGGTGGCGTGGCCGCAGGCTAATTGGGTGGCGTTTCGGCGACGTTAACCGGACCGTGATCCCCGCTCAGTCTCATCCGTCCCCGCCGTCCCCGCCGTCCCCTCAGCCCGCTCAGTCCCGGGCCTGCGGGTCCCCCATGCTCGTCAGCGCCTTCACACCCAGCTCGACCACCTGGATCGGCACGTCCCCGAAGAGCGCGTACTGGGCGGCGAATCCCTGGGCGAGCGCCACCATCGTGCGCGCGACGCTGACCGCGGGGATGTCGGCCCGCATCATGCCGGCGTCCTGGTACCCCTCGACGATCCTGATCCACGGCTTGCGGACCTGGGCGAAGCCGTCCGCCAGGATGGCGTGCAGCTCGGGATTGCGCAGCGTCTCGGCCCACACCTGCACCATCAGCCGCGGGTACAGGGACTCCCCCGCCTCCCCCAGCGACGGCTGCCGGTGCAGGATCCGGCGCAGGACCGCGCCGATCAGCACATCCGGCGGCGGAGGCGGGCCCTCGGCCGCGGCCTCCTCGAACGCCTCGCGCACCTCACCGAGGACCGTGCCGACGATCGCGGCGATCAGCTCCTCCTTGCCGCTGAAGTAGCGGTAGACCGCTCCGGCGGAGAGGTCGGCCTCCTTGAGCACGTCCTGCATGGACGTGGCGTGGAAGCCGTTGCGGGCGAAGCAGCGGGCGGCGGCGTCGAGGATCTGGCGGCGGCGAGCGTCCAGACGCTCCTGAGATACGCGGGGCATGCCGCCAAACGTAAAACGAACGTTCCTTCTTGACAAGCGCGACACCCAGGAGCATGGTGAAGTCAAGAAAAACGAACGATCCTTCTTTTTAGGGAGAACCCATGTCCGCCCCGTCCGCTGCACCCACCGCGGCCACCACACAGGCCACGCAGGCAACGCACGCCGGCCCGGCGACCCCGGCCCACTCGGTACCCCCCGGCCGCCGCATGGTGGCGATCATCGTCCTGATCCCGCTCGTCGCGGCGCTCGCGCTCTGGGCCTTCGCCTGGCCCAACGCCCGGACCGCACCCCGCGACCTGCCGCTCGGCGTGGCCGGACCGGCGACCGCCGTGGCCCAGGTCGAACGGCAGCTGGAGCAGCGGGACGGCGCGTTCGAGATCCACCGCTACGCCGACGAGGCGGCCGCGCGGGACGCGATCGAGGACCGGACCGTATACGGCGCGGTGGTCGTCACCCAGGCCGGGCCGAAGCTGCTCACCGCCTCGGCCGCGAGCCCGATGGTCGCCCAGTTGCTGCAGCAGGCCGTGACGCAGCAGGCCGCCGAGGAGGGCGTCCCGGTGACGACCACCGATGTGGTGGCCAGCCCGGCGAACGACCCTCGGGGCTCGGCCTTCGGTTCGAGCGTGCTGCCGCTGGCCCTGGCCGGTACGGCGTCCGGCGCCCTGGTCACCCTGCTCGGGCTGCGCCGGGGGCGTGCGGTCGGCGCGCTGGTCGGGGCCGCCGCACTGGTCGGGACCGCTGCCGCCGCCCTCGCCGACAGCTGGCTCGGGGTGCTCGGCGGTCACTGGTGGGCCGAGGCCGGTGTGCTGAGCCTGGCGACCCTGGCCGTCGGCGCCACCGTGGCCGGACTCGCCGCACTGCTGGGACGGGCGGGCCTCGGTCTCGGCGCCCTGCTGATCGTCTTTCTCGGCAACCCGTTCGCGGGCGCCTCCTCGGCACCCCAGATGCTCCCCGAGCCGGTGGGCGCCCTCGGCCAGCTCCTCCCGCCGGGTGCGGGCGCGTCACTCCTGCGCTCGGTCTCCTTCTTCGACGGCGCCGGCGCCCTGACCCCGGCCCTGGTGCTGACCGCGTGGGCCGGCCTCGGCCTCACGGCGGTCCTCCTGGGCGACCTGCGCGGGCGCCGCACCCCGCCCACCGAGCGGCCCACCCCTGAGCCGACGCCGGCCCCGACCGCCGCTCACTGACCACCGGCGACCGCTCCATCAGACCGGCCGTGCGCCCCCGCTGTAGCGGACGGGGGCGCACGGCCTTGGTGTCGGCGATCGAGCAGAGCGGTCTGTCGAGCAGAGCCGTCTACGGAGGCACTCGCCCCGGCGCTAAGAAGCCCCGGAGCCCCGATGCTCGGCCGCGATGCCGAAGCGCTGCTGTTCCCGGGAGGCGGGTGCGATCTCGTGGACTCGGGAGACGGCGCTGATCACCGGCTCGTCGGTCGGCTCCTGCAGGGCTTCGAGCTGCTCCAGGTCGGCTGCCGAGACGAGGGCGACGAGGGGCTTGCCGTGCCGCGTCACGACGACGCGCTCGCCGCCGTAGACCACGCGGTTGATCAGATCGGCGAGCTCAGCCCTGGCTTGCGTCACCGGAATCTCGTAGGCCATGGAGCCCAGCTTAGACCGGGCGCCTCGCACCGCCCTGAGCTCGCCGCCCCCCGCCGCTGGCCGCCGGTCACTGTCTACGGGTCTACGGGTCTACGGGTCTACGCAACCTCCACCCCGCACGTTCGGCCGATCCCCTCCTCCCCGGTACGTACGTCCTGTACATTTTTTACAGAAGTCGATCAGAGGAGGCGTGTCTCATGCCCGCGAACCGACCGTCGGCCCGTCAGATGCTGCCCGAGTTCACCGAGCGCACCAGTGCGGGTCACCGAACGATGGATCCGTACGCCAAGTTGCTGGAAGAACGGATCGTGTTCCTCGGGACGCAGATCGACGACACGTCGGCGAACGACGTGACGGCGCAGTTCATGCACCTGGAGCACCAGTCGCCGGACCGCGACATCTCGCTGTACATCAACTCCCCCGGCGGCTCGTTCAGCGCGATGACGGCCCTCTACGACACCATCCGCTTCGTCACCTGCGATGTGGAGACCATCTGTCTGGGACAGGCGGGTGCGGCCGCCGCGGTGCTGCTCGCGGCGGGCACGCCGGGCAAGCGGTTCATGCTGCCGGGCGCGCGGGTGCTGATCCACCAGCCGGCGGTGGCCGACCGGGTCGAGGGGCAGGCAAGCGATCTGGCCATCCAGGCCGAGGAGTTGACGCGCAACCGCCGGAGGCTGGAGGAGATGCTCGTCCGGCACACCGGACAGAGCCCGGAGCGGATCAGCGCGGACATCGAGCGGGACACGTTCCTCGACGCGGAGGCGGCGGTCGAGTACGGCCTGGCCGATCGGGTGATTCCGAGCCGCAGGACCTCGGGCACGCTCCCCGGCGCGAGGTGAGCCGCGGATGCTCCCACCCGAACTTCCGCCGTTGCCCGCGCTCACCCGCGCCGAGGCCGAGCTGATCGACCGTTACCTGG
This genomic stretch from Streptomyces deccanensis harbors:
- a CDS encoding urease accessory protein UreD: MTALRGAAAQQNRGTTGVRATARIAARADGRGGTALPVLESDGPLALRRTRGSGDAARVMLVGAMSGPLGGDRFAVEAEVGEGARLDVGSAAATIALPGQAEGEARYDVRIDVADGGELRWLPEQLISAQGSDLAVSTRVDLSPGARLVFREEQVLGRAGERPGRLRSRLTVLLDGRPLLDQEVGCGPGAPGGWDGPAVLGGHRALAQLLVVRPEFVDKLPEPRVLGETAALTPLAGPAVLVSALAPDALRLRRVLDQALAELDG
- the ureG gene encoding urease accessory protein UreG → MHLDHTHSHDGPSAIGADAHRPDGSRRALRVGLGGPVGSGKTATVAALCRALRDELSLAVVTNDIYTREDAEFLLREAVLPPERITAVETGACPHTAIRDDISANLEAVEDLEDEVGPLDLILVESGGDNLTATFSKGLVDAQIFVIDVAGGDDIPRKGGPGVTTADLLVVNKTDLAPYVGSDLARMAADAKAQRAQLPVVFQSLREEAGVGEVAAWVREKLAAWTA
- a CDS encoding urease accessory protein UreF, producing MSRATLLVLADGRFPAGGHAHSGGAEAAVKAGLITGAEGLEAFCRGRLHTVGLVSASLAAAAALGVDPVELDVAADARTPSLALRVASRKLGRQLMRAARATWPSGELDAVARVFPKGAHQPVVLGVTARAAGLGADDAAYCSVYESVSGAAGATVRLLSLDPFEATGVLARLAAEMDAVGAAAVEAARGVGAGGVGVLPVASGPLLEISAEVHAAWPVRLFAS
- a CDS encoding urease subunit alpha, with translation MPEISRAAYADLFGPTTGDRIRLADTDLLIEIEEDRSGGPGLAGDEAVFGGGKVIRESMGQARATRAEGTPDTVVTGAVIIDHWGIVKADIGIRDGRITGIGKAGNPDTMDGVHPDLVIGPETEIIAGNGRIVTAGAIDAHVHFICPQIADEALSSGVTTLVGGGTGPAEGSKATTVTPGPWHLARMLEAMEQYPLNIGFLGKGNTVSHEAMLSQIRGGALGLKLHEDWGSTPAVIDASLTVAERTGIQVAIHTDTLNEAGFVGDTLAAIAGRGIHAYHTEGAGGGHAPDIMTVVSEPHVLPSSTNPTRPYTVNTAEEHLDMLMVCHHLNAAVPEDLAFAESRIRPSTIGAEDILHDLGAISIISSDAQAMGRVGEVILRTWQTAHVMKRRRGALPGDGRADNRRVRRYVAKYTINPALAQGLAREIGSVESGKLADLVLWEPAFFGVKPQLVIKGGQIAYAQMGDANASIPTPQPILPRPMYGAIGRAPASNSFNFVAPLAIEDGLPERLALGKRFVAIESTRGVTKADMRENDARPEVRVDPDSFAVHIDGELVEATPAAELPMAQRYFLF
- a CDS encoding urease subunit beta, producing the protein MIPGEILFASDPIVYNEGREVTRLTVLNAADRPVQVGSHYHFAEANPGLEFDRAAARGKRLNVAAGTAVRFEPGIPVDVELVPLTGARVVPGLRGETGGALDA
- a CDS encoding urease subunit gamma, encoding MQLTPHEQERLLIHVAADVAEKRRARGLKLNHPEAVALITAHLLEGARDGRTVAELMASGRQLLTRDDVMEGIPEMIHDVQVEATFPDGTKLVTVHDPIV
- a CDS encoding TetR/AcrR family transcriptional regulator, coding for MPRVSQERLDARRRQILDAAARCFARNGFHATSMQDVLKEADLSAGAVYRYFSGKEELIAAIVGTVLGEVREAFEEAAAEGPPPPPDVLIGAVLRRILHRQPSLGEAGESLYPRLMVQVWAETLRNPELHAILADGFAQVRKPWIRIVEGYQDAGMMRADIPAVSVARTMVALAQGFAAQYALFGDVPIQVVELGVKALTSMGDPQARD
- a CDS encoding ABC transporter permease is translated as MSAPSAAPTAATTQATQATHAGPATPAHSVPPGRRMVAIIVLIPLVAALALWAFAWPNARTAPRDLPLGVAGPATAVAQVERQLEQRDGAFEIHRYADEAAARDAIEDRTVYGAVVVTQAGPKLLTASAASPMVAQLLQQAVTQQAAEEGVPVTTTDVVASPANDPRGSAFGSSVLPLALAGTASGALVTLLGLRRGRAVGALVGAAALVGTAAAALADSWLGVLGGHWWAEAGVLSLATLAVGATVAGLAALLGRAGLGLGALLIVFLGNPFAGASSAPQMLPEPVGALGQLLPPGAGASLLRSVSFFDGAGALTPALVLTAWAGLGLTAVLLGDLRGRRTPPTERPTPEPTPAPTAAH
- a CDS encoding type II toxin-antitoxin system Phd/YefM family antitoxin; this translates as MAYEIPVTQARAELADLINRVVYGGERVVVTRHGKPLVALVSAADLEQLEALQEPTDEPVISAVSRVHEIAPASREQQRFGIAAEHRGSGAS
- a CDS encoding ATP-dependent Clp protease proteolytic subunit — protein: MPANRPSARQMLPEFTERTSAGHRTMDPYAKLLEERIVFLGTQIDDTSANDVTAQFMHLEHQSPDRDISLYINSPGGSFSAMTALYDTIRFVTCDVETICLGQAGAAAAVLLAAGTPGKRFMLPGARVLIHQPAVADRVEGQASDLAIQAEELTRNRRRLEEMLVRHTGQSPERISADIERDTFLDAEAAVEYGLADRVIPSRRTSGTLPGAR